The proteins below are encoded in one region of Oncorhynchus masou masou isolate Uvic2021 chromosome 15, UVic_Omas_1.1, whole genome shotgun sequence:
- the LOC135555625 gene encoding hemoglobin subunit alpha-4-like, with translation MSLSAKDKANVKAIWGKILPKSDEIGEQALSRMLVVYPQTKAYFSHWSSVAPGSAPVKKHGITIMNQIDECVNNLEDLFGFLTKLSELHATKLRVDPTNFKILAHNLIVVIAAYFPAEFTPEIHLSVDKFLQQLALALAEKYR, from the exons ATGAGTCTCTCAGCCAAGGACAAAGCCAACGTGAAGGCCATCTGGGGCAAGATCCTCCCTAAATCCGATGAGATTGGAGAACAGGCTCTTTCCAG GATGCTTGTCGTCTACCCTCAGACCAAGGCCTACTTCTCCCACTGGTCTTCCGTGGCCCCCGGTTCCGCTCCAGTGAAGAAGCACGGCATCACCATCATGAATCAAATCGATGAATGTGTTAACAACTTGGAAGATCTCTTTGGTTTCTTGACCAAGCTCAGTGAACTGCACGCCACCAAGCTGAGGGTGGATCCCACCAACTTCAAG ATCCTGGCTCACAACCTGATTGTGGTCATTGCCGCCTACTTCCCTGCGGAATTTACCCCCGAGATCCACCTGTCCGTGGACAAGTTCCTGCAGCAACTGGCTCTGGCCCTGGCCGAGAAGTACCGCTAA
- the LOC135555628 gene encoding hemoglobin subunit beta-1-like, giving the protein MVDWTDAEKSTISAVWGKVDINEVGPLALGRVLIVYPWTQRYFGSFGDVSTPAAIMGNPKVAAHGKVVCGALDKAVKNMGNILATYKSLSETHANKLFVDPDNFRVLADVLTIVIAAKFGASFTPEIQATWQKFMKVVVAAMGSRYF; this is encoded by the exons ATGGTTGACTGGACAGACGCAGAGAAGAGCACCATCAGTGCTGTCTGGGGCAAAGTAGATATCAATGAGGTCGGACCACTGGCTCTGGGAAG AGTCCTGATCGTCTACCCCTGGACTCAGCGTTATTTCGGCTCTTTCGGAGATGTGTCCACTCCCGCAGCAATCATGGGCAACCCCAAAGTTGCTGCTCACGGCAAAGTCGTGTGTGGAGCTCTGGATAAAGCTGTGAAGAACATGGGCAACATCTTGGCCACATACAAGTCACTGAGCGAGACCCACGCTAACAAACTCTTCGTCGACCCTGACAATTTCAGG GTGTTGGCTGACGTCCTCACAATTGTCATTGCCGCCAAGTTCGGAGCCTCTTTCACTCCTGAAATCCAGGCAACCTGGCAGAAGTTCATGAAAGTGGTTGTCGCAGCCATGGGCAGTCGGTACTTCTAA
- the LOC135555627 gene encoding hemoglobin subunit alpha-like, whose product MSLTAKDKSVVKAFWGKISGKADVIGAEALGRMLTAYPQTKTYFSQWADLSPGSAPVKKHGGIIMGAIGKAVGLMDDLVGGMNALSDLHAFTLRVDPGNFKILSHNILVTLAIHFPSEFTPEVHIAVDKFLAALSAALADKYR is encoded by the exons ATGAGTCTGACAGCAAAGGACAAATCTGTGGTCAAGGCCTTCTGGGGCAAGATTAGTGGAAAGGCAGATGTCATCGGCGCTGAGGCTTTGGGGAG GATGCTGACTGCTTACCCCCAGACTAAGACCTACTTCTCCCAATGGGCTGACCTGAGCCCCGGCTCTGCGCCAGTCAAGAAGCATGGAGGCATCATCATGGGTGCAATTGGTAAAGCAGTCGGACTGATGGACGACCTCGTGGGGGGAATGAATGCTCTCAGCGATCTGCACGCTTTCACGCTGCGCGTTGACCCTGGAAACTTCAAG ATCCTGTCCCACAACATCCTTGTGACCCTGGCTATTCACTTCCCTTCTGAGTTCACTCCCGAAGTGCACATTGCTGTGGATAAATTCCTTGCAGCCTTGTCCGCTGCCCTGGCTGACAAATACAGATAA
- the LOC135555626 gene encoding hemoglobin subunit beta gives MVDWTDAERSAIVGLWGKISVDEIGPQALARLLIVSPWTQRHFSTFGNLSTPAAIMGNPAVAKHGKTVMHGLDRAVQNLDDIKNTYTALSVMHSEKLHVDPDNFRLLADCITVCVAAKLGPAVFSADIQEAFQKFLAVVVSALGRQYH, from the exons ATGGTCGACTGGACAGATGCTGAGCGCAGTGCCATCGTAGGCCTGTGGGGAAAGATCAGCGTGGATGAGATCGGACCCCAGGCCCTGGCCAG ACTTCTGATCGTGTCTCCATGGACTCAGAGGCACTTTAGCACCTTCGGCAACCTATCCACACCCGCTGCCATCATGGGTAACCCCGCCGTGGCCAAGCACGGAAAGACCGTGATGCACGGACTGGACAGAGCGGTGCAGAACCTGGATGACATCAAGAACACCTATACTGCACTGAGTGTGATGCACTCAGAGAAACTGCACGTGGATCCCGACAACTTCAGG CTCCTCGCCGACTGCATCACCGTGTGCGTGGCCGCCAAGCTCGGTCCCGCCGTTTTCAGTGCTGATATTCAGGAAGCCTTCCAGAAGTTCCTGGCTGTCGTTGTGTCCGCTCTTGGCAGACAGTACCACTAG